A part of Cannabis sativa cultivar Pink pepper isolate KNU-18-1 chromosome 6, ASM2916894v1, whole genome shotgun sequence genomic DNA contains:
- the LOC133039237 gene encoding uncharacterized protein LOC133039237: MEQEPNIAQEKTLLEYFSPISSNAPSCIVLPTTNATHFELKPSIIQLLPSFYGLEREDPYMHVKDFLDICSTFRFQNFSDESVKLRLFPFSLKDRAKAWLNSLPTGTITTWDQLFNKFLAKFFPMSKTDNLRREISEFYQKDNEEFYECWERFKDLLLKCPHHGFEKWRLVKYFYDGLTPSNRQMIQSMHTGKFLKLQGQEAWEALEELSVNSQQWNYSEPRSRANNSPKRGGKYEIKEETDLRTSFEKLARKVEALVISQTMNSHVQPKKDVCASTCHNDQSCPSFLETFSEEANALHSYGKPNDSPFSNTYNPNWRNHPNFSWRQNQPQMNQGNQFNMPNPNHAQPSQPYPPQRKPSLEDTLQQFMQSTQQIMQNQSQSIAKLETQLGQLANAVTEREKGRFPSQPVPNPKGQYEVGVPSHKEEAKSISTLRSGK; encoded by the coding sequence atggAACAAGAACCTAATATTGCGCAAGAAAAAACACTACTTGAATATTTTTCACCTATTTCATCTAATGCTCCATCATGCATTGTTTTGCCTACTACTAATGCCACTCATTTTGAACTTAAACCTTCAATCATTCAATTGTTGCCTTCTTTTtatggtttagaaagagaagaccCTTACATGCATGTAAAAGATTTCTTAGATATTTGCTCAACTTttcgttttcaaaatttttcggATGAATCGGTTAAGCTTAGgttgtttcctttttctttaaaagaTAGAGCCAAAGCTTGGTTAAACTCACTTCCAACCGGAACCATAACAACTTGGGATcaactttttaataaatttcttgCCAAATTTTTCCCCATGTCCAAAACTGATAATTTAAGAAGAGAAATCTCCGAATTTTATCAAAAAGATAATGAAGAATTTTATGAATGTTGGGAAAGATTTaaagatttattattaaaatgccCCCACCATGGTTTTGAAAAATGgagacttgtaaaatatttttatgatggtTTAACCCCTTCAAACCGACAAATGATTCAATCTATGCATACcggaaaatttttgaaattacaaGGGCAAGAGGCTTGGGAAGCTCTTGAAGAATTGTCTGTTAATTCACAACAATGGAATTATTCTGAGCCTAGGTCTAGAGCAAATAATTCACCTAAAAGAGGAGGaaaatatgaaattaaagaagaaactGATTTGAGAAcatcttttgaaaaattagcaAGAAAAGTAGAAGCCTTAGTCATAAGTCAAACTATGAATTCTCATGTTCAACCTAAAAAAGATGTTTGTGCTAGTACTTGTCATAATGATCAATCATGTCCTTCTTTTCTTGAAACATTTTCCGAAGAGGCTAATGCATTACATTCATATGGTAAACCAAATGATAGCCCATTTTCTAACACATACAATCCTAATTGGAGAAACCATCCAAATTTTTCATGGAGACAAAACCAACCACAAATGAACCAAGGAAACCAATTCAACATGCCAAATCCGAATCATGCCCAACCAAGTCAACCTTACCCTCCACAAAGAAAGCCTTCCTTAGAAGACACTTTACAACAATTCATGCAATCCACCCAACAAATCATGCAAAATCAATCTCAATCCATTGCCAAACTTGAGACACAATTGGGTCAACTTGCCAATGCCGTAACTGAGAGAGAAAAAGGAAGATTTCCTAGCCAACCCGTCCCAAATCCTAAAGGCCAATATGAAGTAGGAGTTCCTAGTCATAAAGAAGAAGCCAAGTCTATTTCAACTCTTAGGTCCGGAAAATAA